A DNA window from Myripristis murdjan chromosome 19, fMyrMur1.1, whole genome shotgun sequence contains the following coding sequences:
- the cox6b1 gene encoding cytochrome c oxidase subunit 6B1 — MAEDIQNKLEKYRTAPFDARFPNQNQTRNCWSNYLDYHRCQKALDAKGVDTAPCEWYKRVYKSLCPMSWVQKWDDQKAEGTFPGKI; from the exons ATGGCTGAGGACATTCAGAACAAACTGGAGAAGTACCGCACTGCTCCTTTCGACGCCAGGTTCCCCAACCAGAACCAGACCAGGAACTGCTGGTCCAACTACCTGG ACTATCACCGCTGCCAGAAAGCCCTAGACGCCAAAGGAGTCGACACCGCCCCTTGTGAATGGTACAAGCGAGTCTACAAGTCACTCTGCCCCATGTCCTGG GTCCAGAAATGGGACGACCAGAAAGCAGAGGGAACCTTTCCAGGCAAAATCTGA
- the fam234a gene encoding protein FAM234A, with protein MEATDRATEGDPLKRGEDGAEAGTAPSPTELRKKSCKDALGFAKLSHWRTAVFFLSLFLCLIIVFAFSFIIPCPVRPQYVSAWNRTFPQAVTYDFLAIQDASKDKVMDVMFVLKDKEGSQNNTCTDEGLLSPCVFVMTVDGTNGETLWERPLAPEFHWAQCGLETETDRTWDCLLSHSDQLTAIDKYTGEIKWQKVQPQNFRSAVPVLSVPDLDGDLVSDVALVSPGKVQLQTLLVFLSGKTGDQIGSEVILDSAETMRHLLHPSTKDSDYVLFQKDTGLYGLALWRIAAMAKAGMELGLKKNQHWESKASATSGLVPVYESDSVRQVLQTGKTHDLSNLLLVTGEEVVLLDGNSLQKLWTFNTSKVFSEPSFGHFNKDGILDVVIEEDVGNNTKRVVILDGKSGGVLWEVNLLASPNSPRPVSVNTINSFSVFMFWGVLPSETNSSMSVIDDRRSYMLHPHYAEVLLESTNVMDHIVTFKATLLERGRHACYILLTGPETDGAEGTVVLSKRKLKQDVPDSRVLRIGSGGSSETSDSIKEAFNRLRFKDE; from the exons ATGGAGGCGACTGACCGTGCCACAGAGGGCGATCCTCTGAAGAGGGGCGAGGACGGGGCTGAGGCTGGAACGGCTCCATCACCAACAGAGCTGAGGAAGAAGAGCTGTAAAGATGCCTTGGGTTTTGCCAAGTTGTCTCATTGGCGGACTGcagttttcttcctctccctgttcCTCTGCCTCATCATAGTGTTCGCCTTCTCCTTCATCATCCCCTGTCCTGTCAGACCACAGTATGTCAGTGCCTGGAACAGGACGTTCCCCCAAGCAG TCACCTATGATTTTCTAGCCATTCAAGATGCAAGTAAAGACAAGGTGATGGATGTCATGTTTGTTCTCAAGGACAAGGAAGGCAGCCAGAATAATACATGTACTGATGAGG gtctGCTCTcgccttgtgtgtttgtgatgacaGTAGATGGGACAAATGGAGAGACGCTGTGGGAGCGTCCACTGGCACCGGAGTTCCACTGGGCCCAGTGTGgtctggagacagagacagacaggacctGGGACTGTCTCCTGTCCCACTCTGACCAGCTCACAGCCATCGACAAATACACTG GTGAGATAAAGTGGCAAAAGGTTCAGCCTCAAAATTTTCGCAGTGCTGTACCTGTTCTTAGTGTCCCAGATCTGGATGGGGACTTGGTCAGTGATGTGGCTCTAGTGTCACCCGGGAAAGTACAG CTGCAGACACTACTGGTTTTCCTGTCAGGGAAAACAGGTGATCAGATTGGTTCAGAGGTCATCCTCGACTCGGCAGAAACCATGAGGCATCTTCTTCATCCCTCTACCAAAGACTCTGACTATGTTTTGTTCCAGAAAG ACACTGGCTTGTATGGACTGGCACTTTGGAGGATTGCTGCCATGGCTAAAGCAGGGATGGAACTGGGCCTCAAGAAGAACCAACACTGGGAGAGCAAAGCCAGCGCCACCTCTGGCCTTGTACCTGTCTACGA GTCTGACTCAGTGAGACAAGTGTTACAGACGGGGAAAACACATGATCTGtccaacctgctgctggtgACTGGAGAGGAAGTCGTATTACTGGATGGAAACAGTTTGCAAAAACTATGGACATTCAACACCAGCAAAGTCTTCAG TGAGCCCTCCTTTGGTCACTTTAACAAAGATGGTATACTTGATGTCGTGATTGAGGAAGATGTTGGCAACAACACAAAGAGG GTTGTGATTCTGGATGGGAAGTCAGGTGGTGTGCTGTGGGAAGTCAACCTGCTGGCCAGTCCCAACTCACCCCGACCAGTTTCAGTCAACACCATCAACTCCTTCTCTGTCTTCATGTTCTGGGGCGTGCTGCCCTCAGAGACAAACTCTTCT ATGTCAGTGATTGATGATCGGCGTTCATACATGCTGCATCCTCACTATGCTGAAGTACTTCTAGAGTCAACCAATGTCATGGACCACATCGTTACATTTAAAG CCACATTGCTGGAGCGTGGGCGCCACGCTTGCTACATCCTGCTGACAGGCCCTGAGACGGACGGCGCTGAAGGCACGGTGGTCCTCAGCAAGCGGAAGCTGAAGCAGGACGTGCCTGACAGCAGGGTTCTCCGCATCGGCAGCGGCGGCAGCTCAGAGACCAGTGACAGCATCAAAGAGGCCTTCAACAGACTCCGCTTCAAAGATGAGTGA